A window of the Mucilaginibacter sp. cycad4 genome harbors these coding sequences:
- a CDS encoding 3'-5' exonuclease: protein MLEQYDLHNILIIDIETVPQYSSHDQLPENLQVLWELKTRHQRKDEPAESHYERAGIWAEFGKIVCISAGIFTAGKNIGLRVKSFASHDEKELLTKFCNLLFGQPPNLILCAHNGKEFDFPYLCRRLLVNGMPFPSQLQIAGKKPWEIIHLDTMELWKFGDHKHYTSLNLLTTIFNIPTPKDDIDGSDVGHVYWHENQLERICAYCQKDVIATAQLLRRYRGEELIADEFITIVGQ, encoded by the coding sequence ATGCTTGAACAGTACGATCTGCATAATATACTGATAATTGATATTGAAACGGTACCGCAATACAGCAGCCATGACCAATTGCCCGAAAATCTGCAGGTTTTATGGGAGCTAAAAACCCGGCATCAACGCAAAGATGAACCCGCTGAAAGTCATTATGAGCGTGCAGGCATTTGGGCCGAGTTTGGTAAAATAGTTTGCATTTCGGCCGGGATTTTTACCGCCGGGAAAAATATTGGGTTGAGGGTAAAATCATTTGCATCACATGATGAAAAGGAGCTGCTTACCAAGTTCTGCAACCTGCTGTTCGGTCAGCCGCCCAACCTTATTTTATGTGCCCATAATGGCAAGGAATTTGATTTCCCGTACCTCTGCCGCCGTTTACTGGTAAATGGTATGCCTTTTCCGTCGCAGCTGCAAATAGCAGGTAAGAAACCATGGGAGATTATCCATTTAGATACCATGGAATTATGGAAGTTCGGCGATCACAAACACTACACTTCCTTAAATCTGCTGACCACAATTTTTAATATCCCAACCCCTAAAGATGATATTGACGGCAGCGATGTTGGCCACGTATACTGGCATGAAAACCAGCTGGAGCGCATTTGCGCTTATTGCCAAAAAGATGTGATAGCTACAGCGCAATTATTAAGGCGTTACCGTGGTGAAGAACTGATAGCAGACGAATTTATAACCATAGTAGGTCAATAA
- a CDS encoding ABC transporter ATP-binding protein has product MLKVSDLSVSFKNGKNQFTAVKGISFTLNKGETIGIVGESGSGKSVTSLALMRLLNEDQAVIDGSVLLNGVCLCKLSENEMRHVRGNQVAMIFQEPMTSLNPVLTCGFQLTEAIRLHLGSSKAEAKQKTIELFKEVQLPRPEAIFNSYPHQISGGQKQRVMIAMALACNPEILIADEPTTALDVTVQKTIIELLHKLKAERHMSLIFISHDLGVIKEIADRVLVMYKGEIVEEAAVKDLFANPRHPYTKGLLACRPSPQQHLKKLPVVADFLNEARPAVTIEGIRELYHYPDDEITERKRRLYQQQPLLKAEKLNTWFPTDSGLFKRKDHVVKAVNNVSFDVYPGETLGLVGESGCGKTTLGRSILRLIEPTSGRVTFGGTDLRELKKNELRQIRKDIQIIFQDPYSSLNPKLTVGQSLMEPLQVHQFYNNDATRKRKVLELLERVNLQPAHFDRYPHEFSGGQRQRIVIARALALQPKFIICDESVSALDVSVQAQVLNLIRELQEELKLTYIFISHDLAVIKHISDRMMVMNKGEIVETGYPDDIYYRPKEEYTKRLIASIPG; this is encoded by the coding sequence ATGCTTAAAGTCAGTGATCTGTCGGTTAGTTTTAAGAACGGTAAAAACCAGTTCACAGCCGTAAAGGGAATTTCTTTTACCCTTAACAAAGGCGAAACAATTGGCATTGTTGGCGAATCCGGCTCGGGCAAATCTGTTACCTCACTTGCCCTGATGCGGTTGCTTAATGAAGATCAGGCCGTAATAGATGGCTCGGTGCTTTTAAATGGTGTATGCCTGTGTAAATTATCAGAAAATGAAATGCGGCATGTGCGCGGCAACCAGGTAGCCATGATTTTCCAGGAACCCATGACATCGCTTAACCCGGTACTTACCTGCGGTTTTCAACTTACAGAAGCTATTAGGTTGCATTTAGGATCAAGTAAAGCCGAAGCCAAACAAAAAACCATTGAGCTGTTTAAAGAGGTGCAATTACCCCGGCCCGAAGCCATATTTAACAGCTATCCTCACCAGATTTCGGGGGGACAAAAACAACGGGTAATGATAGCTATGGCTTTGGCCTGCAACCCGGAGATTTTGATTGCCGACGAACCAACCACCGCGCTCGATGTTACTGTGCAAAAAACTATTATTGAGCTATTGCACAAGCTGAAAGCCGAAAGGCATATGAGCCTGATCTTTATATCCCATGATTTGGGTGTGATCAAAGAAATTGCCGACCGGGTTTTGGTGATGTACAAAGGCGAAATTGTTGAAGAAGCCGCTGTAAAAGACCTCTTCGCAAATCCCCGGCATCCTTATACTAAAGGGTTGCTGGCCTGTCGTCCGTCCCCGCAGCAGCATCTGAAAAAACTGCCTGTTGTAGCCGATTTTCTGAATGAGGCCAGGCCTGCCGTAACTATTGAAGGTATCAGGGAATTATACCATTATCCGGACGATGAAATAACCGAAAGAAAACGCAGGCTATATCAGCAACAACCCTTACTAAAAGCAGAGAAGCTAAATACATGGTTTCCTACCGATTCAGGGTTATTTAAACGAAAAGACCATGTTGTAAAAGCTGTGAATAACGTAAGCTTTGACGTATATCCGGGCGAAACCTTAGGCCTTGTTGGTGAATCGGGATGCGGTAAAACCACTTTAGGACGAAGCATTTTAAGATTAATAGAACCAACATCGGGCAGGGTCACCTTTGGAGGCACCGATCTGCGGGAGCTTAAGAAAAATGAGTTGAGACAGATCAGGAAGGATATCCAGATCATTTTTCAGGACCCTTATTCGTCGTTAAACCCGAAGCTTACTGTTGGCCAATCGCTGATGGAACCATTGCAGGTGCATCAGTTTTACAACAACGACGCCACCCGTAAACGTAAAGTGCTTGAACTGCTTGAACGGGTTAACCTGCAGCCGGCGCACTTTGACCGCTACCCCCATGAGTTTTCGGGCGGACAAAGGCAACGGATAGTAATTGCACGGGCATTAGCACTTCAGCCTAAATTTATCATTTGTGATGAATCCGTTTCGGCGCTTGATGTATCAGTACAGGCCCAGGTGCTGAACCTGATCCGTGAGCTGCAGGAGGAGCTTAAGCTTACCTACATCTTTATTTCGCACGATTTGGCTGTGATCAAGCATATCTCCGACCGGATGATGGTGATGAACAAAGGTGAGATAGTGGAAACAGGTTATCCCGATGATATCTATTATCGCCCTAAAGAAGAATATACCAAGAGGCTGATAGCTTCGATACCTGGTTGA
- a CDS encoding type II toxin-antitoxin system VapC family toxin, whose translation MEQGYLIDTNAIIDYLDGKLPEKSNQLLDEIKFQISVISRIELLAWRKATEQQLKILNDFINISSVFDMSETVILKSIDIRKIYKLKLPDAIIAATALANNLILVTRNINDFKAIANLHLLDPYSL comes from the coding sequence GTGGAACAGGGATATTTAATAGATACCAACGCTATTATTGATTACCTTGATGGCAAACTACCTGAGAAGTCGAACCAGCTTCTGGACGAGATTAAATTTCAGATCTCAGTAATTTCACGAATTGAACTTTTAGCCTGGCGGAAAGCTACCGAGCAACAATTGAAAATATTAAATGATTTTATCAATATTTCTTCGGTATTTGACATGAGTGAAACAGTTATTCTTAAATCTATAGATATCAGGAAAATTTACAAACTAAAGCTGCCTGACGCCATTATAGCAGCAACTGCTTTAGCCAATAATCTTATATTAGTTACCAGGAATATCAACGATTTTAAAGCGATAGCAAATCTACATTTATTGGATCCATATTCATTATAG
- the rnr gene encoding ribonuclease R, whose product MSKHKKNNSSIHQVLAQMVLDIFEQNGNTPLNYKQVSAKLNVRDPESREIIYEILKDEVKKSVLKEISPGKFQLLELKTFIEGVVDLTNDGSAFIVTDDEFESDIFIAPRKLRTALNGDRVKVYVYAKSKGKHKEGEVIEILQRAKMEFTGIVKLSERYAFFIPDDRKMMHDIFIPISELNGAKNGIKAVAEITDWPTEAKNPIGRIKHILGAQGENDTEMNAILAEYGFPLSFPAEVEHDAEEISDVITPEEIARRRDFRNITTFTIDPFDAKDFDDALSYRVLENGNYEVGVHIADVSHYIIPDSALDKEALDRATSVYLVDRVIPMLPERLSNGLCSLRPKEEKLCFSAVFEMDENANIITEWYGKTIIYSDRRFTYEEVQEVIESGEGDFKDEIFKLNALAYKLRDRKFRNGAISFETTEVKFKLDETGKPTGVYVKERKDAHKLIEDFMLLANRKVAERVSKMGKGKHKYTFVYRVHDSPKPDALANFAQFAARFGYKVNTKSDKETARSLNYLMEDVEGKKEQNVLTQLAIRSMAKAIYTTKSSSHYGLAFDHYTHFTSPIRRYPDVMVHRLLFHYLNGGQSANAEFYEKLCSHSSLMEKKAADAERSSVKYKQAEYLRDQVGNTFMGIISGVTEWGMYVEIIENKCEGMIRLRDISDDFYTLDEKNYAIIGQRKKKIYQLGDEVKIKVKQVDLTKKQIDFILVQD is encoded by the coding sequence ATGTCTAAACACAAGAAAAACAACTCTTCTATACACCAGGTACTTGCCCAAATGGTACTTGATATATTTGAACAAAACGGCAATACGCCACTTAACTATAAGCAGGTTTCTGCTAAACTAAACGTCCGCGATCCCGAATCGCGCGAAATCATTTACGAGATCTTAAAAGACGAGGTTAAAAAATCGGTATTAAAAGAGATCTCTCCCGGTAAATTCCAGCTGCTTGAACTTAAAACGTTTATTGAAGGCGTGGTTGACCTCACCAACGATGGTTCGGCCTTTATAGTTACCGATGATGAGTTTGAAAGCGATATTTTCATCGCTCCCCGTAAGCTCCGCACCGCCCTTAACGGTGACCGTGTGAAAGTTTATGTATACGCCAAAAGTAAAGGCAAGCACAAAGAAGGCGAGGTTATCGAAATTCTGCAGCGCGCCAAGATGGAGTTTACGGGTATTGTTAAACTCTCCGAGCGCTACGCCTTTTTCATTCCCGATGACCGTAAGATGATGCATGATATTTTTATCCCGATTAGCGAGCTTAACGGAGCAAAAAATGGCATCAAAGCTGTAGCCGAAATCACCGACTGGCCAACCGAAGCTAAAAACCCTATCGGCAGGATCAAACATATTTTAGGTGCCCAGGGCGAAAACGATACGGAAATGAACGCCATCCTGGCCGAATATGGTTTTCCGTTATCATTTCCTGCCGAGGTTGAGCATGATGCAGAAGAAATTTCGGATGTGATCACGCCCGAAGAAATTGCCAGGCGACGTGATTTCCGCAACATCACCACCTTTACCATCGACCCATTTGATGCCAAGGACTTTGACGATGCCCTATCCTATCGTGTACTGGAAAATGGCAACTACGAAGTGGGTGTTCATATTGCTGATGTATCACATTACATCATTCCCGATTCGGCTTTGGACAAAGAAGCTTTGGATAGGGCCACATCAGTTTACCTTGTGGACAGGGTAATCCCGATGCTACCGGAAAGATTATCAAACGGTCTTTGCTCTCTTCGCCCTAAAGAAGAAAAACTCTGCTTTTCGGCAGTGTTTGAGATGGATGAGAATGCAAATATCATTACCGAATGGTATGGCAAAACCATCATCTACTCCGACAGGCGTTTTACTTATGAGGAAGTACAGGAAGTAATAGAAAGCGGCGAGGGCGATTTTAAAGATGAGATTTTTAAACTCAACGCACTGGCCTATAAGCTTCGCGACCGTAAGTTTAGAAACGGTGCCATCAGCTTTGAAACCACCGAGGTTAAGTTCAAACTGGATGAAACCGGCAAACCAACAGGCGTTTATGTAAAGGAACGTAAAGACGCCCATAAACTAATTGAAGATTTTATGCTGCTGGCTAACCGTAAAGTAGCCGAACGCGTAAGTAAAATGGGCAAAGGCAAACACAAATACACTTTTGTTTACCGCGTACATGATTCGCCCAAGCCAGATGCGCTGGCTAACTTTGCCCAGTTTGCGGCAAGGTTTGGCTATAAGGTCAATACCAAATCTGACAAGGAAACAGCCCGGTCGCTTAATTACCTGATGGAGGATGTAGAAGGCAAAAAAGAGCAGAATGTTTTAACACAGCTGGCTATCCGCTCCATGGCTAAAGCTATTTATACTACCAAAAGCAGCAGCCATTACGGTTTGGCCTTTGATCATTACACGCACTTTACCTCACCAATTCGCCGCTATCCGGATGTTATGGTACATCGGTTACTATTCCATTATTTAAATGGCGGTCAATCAGCCAATGCCGAGTTTTATGAAAAACTATGTTCGCACAGTTCTTTAATGGAGAAAAAAGCCGCCGATGCGGAGCGTTCTTCCGTAAAATATAAACAGGCGGAGTATCTTCGCGACCAGGTTGGCAATACTTTCATGGGCATCATATCGGGAGTTACCGAATGGGGCATGTATGTAGAGATCATCGAAAATAAATGCGAAGGAATGATCCGCCTGCGCGATATCTCGGACGATTTTTATACTTTGGACGAGAAAAACTATGCCATCATAGGTCAGCGTAAAAAGAAGATCTATCAACTGGGCGATGAAGTAAAGATCAAAGTAAAACAGGTTGACCTAACCAAAAAGCAAATAGATTTTATATTGGTACAGGACTAA